CGAGTCGGGCCAGAGCGCCCAGGACTTCGTGGACGAGAAGCTGGCCAAGAAGGAGAAGATCATGGGCATCGGGCACCGCGTCTACAAGACGCTCGACCCGCGCGCGGTCATCCTCCGAGACATGCTCGAGGACCTCTCCGAAGAGAAGGGCGAGACGAAGTGGCTCGAGATGTCCGACACAATCCGGACGACGGTCAAGGAGACCAAGGGCCTCGACGCCAACGTCGACTTCTACTCGGCGAGCGTGTACTACCTCCTCGGCATCGAGACCGACCTCTACACCCCGATCTTCGCCATCTCGCGGATGACGGGCTGGACGGCCCACCTCCTCGAGCAGTGGGAGGACAACCGGCTCATCCGCCCGCGCGCCGAGTACGTCGGCCCGCGCGGCCTGACGGTGACCCCGGTCGCCGAGCGCGGCTAGCGCCGACCCCGCCCGCCTCGGCACCGAGGCGGAGCCCGCGGGGCGCCCGGATTCGGTCCGGGCGCCCCGCCGTCGTTCGGGCCGCGGCCGCGGTCGTGAACTCGCGGCGGAAGCGCTGCCGAGCGTCACCGGCGCCCCTGCGAAGTCCCGACGAGGAGCGGGAACGGGCGTACTTTGGAACCGTCGCGCCCCGTACTTTCACTCCAGAGTGAAACCTCGCACGGGGCCGCCGGTTGCCCGCCCCCGTCCTTCCCCTCCCCCCGTCATGGCCGTCGCCGCCGACCGCACGTCCGTCGCCAGCCGCCCCGTTCAGCGTTACAAGCTGCGCGTGGGCATGTTCGCGTGGATCCTCCACCGCCTGACCGGGCTGGCCCTCGTGGGCTACCTCGTGCTCCACGTCTGGGGGCTCAAGGCGATCACGAACCCCGAGGCCTACAACGCCCTCATCACGAGCTACCACGCGCCGATCTTCAAGGTCGGCGAGTTCCTGCTCCTGGGCGCCGTGATCTACCACGCCCTGAACGGGCTCCGGATCGTGCTCATCGACTTCGTGGGGTGGAGCCCGAACCAGAAGCGGCTGTTCTGGACGCTCGGCGCCGTCGCCGCCGTCCTGTTCGCGGTCGGGGGCTACCCGTCCATCGCCGCCCTCGTCGACCACCTCAACGGCTAAGCCGCCCCGCTGGCGGCGCCCGCCGAGGCGGGCCGCCAGCGCCGCGCCCAATCTCATGGCAAGCAAGTACGGCCGCACCGCCCGCTCCAGCGCGTTCCAGTGGTTCGCCCACCGGATCACGGGGACGTTCCTCATCTTCCTGCTGATCACCCACTTCTGGGTCCAGCACTACGACCGGACCACGGCGAGCATCTCGCACTCGGTCGTCACGGCCGACGAGGCCGAGGCGGGCGTCCTCCCGCGTTACTCCGAGGAAGCTGCCGAGGCCGTCCGGGCCTTCGAGGCCCGCGACGCCGCGCCGGCGACGCCCGACGCCCCGCGCGTGGTCCCGGCCCAGATCGGCGACCCCGAGGGCGACGCGCCGGGCCCGACGCACCCGCCTGGCGAGGTCGCCGGCCCGACGCCCTACGAGGTCCTGATGCTCCGCCTCGGCGACCCCGTCTACGCGGTCCTCTGGAAAGGCTTCAACCTCCTGTTCCTGGCGTTCGCCCTCCACCACGGGTTCTACGGGCTCAACAACGTCCTGACCGACTACATCCGGAACGACATGGCCCGCGTCGGCGCGACGGCCCTCTCGTGGACGCTCGCCCTCGTGCTGTTCGTCGTCGGCGCCTACTCCGTCATCGTGGCGGGCCTCTAGCGAGGCCGGGACGAGCGACGAGGAACTGGGGACGCCTCCCCGCCTGGTCCCGAGTCCCCACCGTCCCCAGTCCCCCATCCCATGACCTTCACCCACGACATCGTCATCGTCGGCGCCGGCGGCGCCGGGCTCATGGCCGCGCTCTACGCCTCGGAGGGCGGGGCCGACGTGGCCGTCGTCTCGAAGCTCCACCCGCTCCGCAGCCACACGGGCGCCGCGCAGGGCGGCATCGGCGCGGCCCTCGGCAACGAGGAGGAGGACCACTGGCTCTGGCACGCCTTCGACACGACGAAGGGCTCGGACTACCTCGGCGACCAGGACGCCATCGAGCAGATGTGCCAGGACGCCCCGCGCACGATCATCGAGCTCGAGCACTACGGCGTCCCGTTCTCCCGCACGCGCGAGGGCAAGATCGCCCAGCGCCGGTTCGGCGGGCACACCCGCAACTTCGGCGAGGCGCCGGTCCGGCGGGCCTGCTACGCGGCCGACCGGACGGGCCACATGATCCTGCACACGCTCTACGAGCAGTGCGTCAAGAACAAGGTCACGTTCTACGACGAGTTCCAGGTCCTCGATCTCGTCGAGAGCCCGGACGGCGAGGGCATCGCCGGGTGCGTGGCCTACGAGATCCTGACGGGCGACGTCCACACGTTCCACGCGGCGGCGACGTGCTTCGCGACGGGCGGCTACGGCCGCGCCTTCAAGACTACGTCGAACGCCCACGCCGGGACCGGCGACGGGTTCGCCCTCGCGCTCCGCGCCGGGCTCCCGCTCCAGGACATGGAGTTCATCCAGTTCCACCCGACCGGCCTCTACCGCCTCGGCATCCTTATCACGGAGGGCGCGCGCGGGGAGGGCGGCATCCTCCGCAACTCGGAGGGCGAGCGGTTCATGGAGCGCTACGCGCCGACGGTCAAGGACCTCGCGCCGCGCGACATGGTCTCGCAGTGCATCTACAAGGAGATCCGCGAGGGCCGCGGCATCAACGGCAAAGACCACGTCGTCCTCGACATGACGGGCGTGGGCAAGGACGTCCTCGAGCACAAGCTGCCCGAGATCTCGACGTTCAGCCGCGTCTACCTCGGCATCGACCCGGTCAAGACGCCGATCCCCGTCGCCCCGACGTGCCACTACGCGATGGGCGGCATCCCGACGAACATCGACGGGCAGGTGACCAAGAGCGCCGACCGGAGCGACACCGTCGAGGGCTTCTTCGCGTGTGGCGAGGCCGCCTGCGTGTCGGTCCACGGCGCCAACCGGCTGGGCACGAACTCGCTCCTCGACCTCGTCGTCTTCGGGCGGCGGACCGGGATCGAGATGGCCAGGCAGGTCAAGGCCGGCGCCGAGCGGCTCCCGCTCCCCGAAGCCCCCGAGAAGCGGACGCGCGAGATGCTCGACTCCATCCTGTCCCGCACCGAGGGCGAGAAGGCGGTCGCCGTCCGGACCGACCTCCAGGAGACCATGATGAAGAACGTCTCGGTTTACCGGACCGACGAGACGCTCGAGGAGGCCCTCGGCGACCTCCAGACGCTCCGGGCCCGGGCCGCCTCGGTGACGTGCCAGGACAAGGGGACCCGGTTCAACACGGACCTCATGGACGCCGTCGAGGTCCAGTTCATGGTCGACTACGCCGAGGCCATCACGGTCGCCGCCCGGAACCGGACCGAGAGCCGCGGCGCCCACCTCCGCGAGGACTACTCCAAGCGGAACGACGACGAGTGGCTCAAGCACACGCTCCTCTGGAGCGACCAGCAGGGCCAGACCGAGATCGGCTACAAGGACGTCATCATCACGCAGTTCCAGCCCAAGGAGCGCAAGTACTAGAGAGCTCGGAGTTCAGAGTTCGGAGTTCAGAGTTGGACGCCACGAACTCCGAACTCTGACCTTCCACCTCCGAACTCATGGCAGACACCCTCACCGCCGATCAGACTCCCGACACCATCGAGGACCGCGTCGAGGACGCCGAGTCCGGTCGGAAGCCGCGCCGCCGCGCCGGCGGCAACGCGCCGACGATGACGCTGACCGTCCGGGTCAAGCGGTTCAACCCGGACACCGACGAGCGCCCGCGTTGGGACGAGTACGAGGTCCCGGCCGAGGCCATGGACCGGGCGCTCGACCTGCTCCACTACGTGAAGTGGCACCTCGACGGGACGCTCACCTTCCGGAAGAGCTGCGCCCACGGCATCTGCGGGTCCGACGCGATGAAGATCAACGGCGAGAACCAGCTCGCCTGCTCGGTCCTCGTCCAAGACCTCGGGCTCAAGGACGGCGACACGGTCACGTTCGAGCCGCTCCCGGCGGCGCCGGTGCTCAAGGACCTCGTGATCGACCAGTCCCGGTTCTTCGACAAGTACCGGGCCGTCATGCCGTGGCTCATCAACGACGAGGCCGTCCCGGTCAAGGAGCGGACGCAGAGCCCGGAGCAGCACGCGATCATC
This sequence is a window from Rubrivirga marina. Protein-coding genes within it:
- the sdhC gene encoding succinate dehydrogenase, cytochrome b556 subunit, producing MAVAADRTSVASRPVQRYKLRVGMFAWILHRLTGLALVGYLVLHVWGLKAITNPEAYNALITSYHAPIFKVGEFLLLGAVIYHALNGLRIVLIDFVGWSPNQKRLFWTLGAVAAVLFAVGGYPSIAALVDHLNG
- a CDS encoding succinate dehydrogenase, which encodes MASKYGRTARSSAFQWFAHRITGTFLIFLLITHFWVQHYDRTTASISHSVVTADEAEAGVLPRYSEEAAEAVRAFEARDAAPATPDAPRVVPAQIGDPEGDAPGPTHPPGEVAGPTPYEVLMLRLGDPVYAVLWKGFNLLFLAFALHHGFYGLNNVLTDYIRNDMARVGATALSWTLALVLFVVGAYSVIVAGL
- the sdhA gene encoding succinate dehydrogenase flavoprotein subunit codes for the protein MTFTHDIVIVGAGGAGLMAALYASEGGADVAVVSKLHPLRSHTGAAQGGIGAALGNEEEDHWLWHAFDTTKGSDYLGDQDAIEQMCQDAPRTIIELEHYGVPFSRTREGKIAQRRFGGHTRNFGEAPVRRACYAADRTGHMILHTLYEQCVKNKVTFYDEFQVLDLVESPDGEGIAGCVAYEILTGDVHTFHAAATCFATGGYGRAFKTTSNAHAGTGDGFALALRAGLPLQDMEFIQFHPTGLYRLGILITEGARGEGGILRNSEGERFMERYAPTVKDLAPRDMVSQCIYKEIREGRGINGKDHVVLDMTGVGKDVLEHKLPEISTFSRVYLGIDPVKTPIPVAPTCHYAMGGIPTNIDGQVTKSADRSDTVEGFFACGEAACVSVHGANRLGTNSLLDLVVFGRRTGIEMARQVKAGAERLPLPEAPEKRTREMLDSILSRTEGEKAVAVRTDLQETMMKNVSVYRTDETLEEALGDLQTLRARAASVTCQDKGTRFNTDLMDAVEVQFMVDYAEAITVAARNRTESRGAHLREDYSKRNDDEWLKHTLLWSDQQGQTEIGYKDVIITQFQPKERKY
- a CDS encoding succinate dehydrogenase iron-sulfur subunit produces the protein MTLTVRVKRFNPDTDERPRWDEYEVPAEAMDRALDLLHYVKWHLDGTLTFRKSCAHGICGSDAMKINGENQLACSVLVQDLGLKDGDTVTFEPLPAAPVLKDLVIDQSRFFDKYRAVMPWLINDEAVPVKERTQSPEQHAIIEDATKCIMCGACTHSCPSTWADPDYLGPAAMLKAYRYVFDSRDTEAEERLKVVDSKDGLWKCYTIFNCVQACPKGIDITRWLSALKRKAVTTRY